From a single Paenibacillus sp. FSL R5-0345 genomic region:
- a CDS encoding LLM class flavin-dependent oxidoreductase, with protein MRLSVLDQAPVTSGNTAEGALNKAEELAILADELGYSRMWMAEHHGGNTFASSAPEVTAARLAAKTNRIRIGTGGVMMMHYSPLKLAEVFKTLSAFSPGRIDFGVGRAPGGDTSAMYALSEGRELMLHNMYDKLGITMQLLSDQIPEDELYAKNLAAPTKVALPEVWLLGSSGNSARKAAQMGVGYSFAQFFNGAMSNEILDQYRNNYQPSIFMDKPEISVSYMVTTAETKEEAEYEALPQDIFRLMMSKGRITQVLTPEEAQNISLSEIDRMAIKEGRKIHLVGAVKDIAVRLQEEQAQYGFQEAMICSIPHSQEKRLEVYRLLARELLGS; from the coding sequence TTGAATAAAGCAGAAGAATTGGCTATTTTAGCAGATGAGTTGGGATATAGCAGAATGTGGATGGCTGAGCACCATGGCGGAAATACATTTGCTAGCTCGGCTCCTGAAGTAACGGCAGCCCGTTTAGCCGCCAAGACCAACCGTATTCGAATCGGCACCGGCGGTGTGATGATGATGCATTATTCTCCACTTAAGCTGGCGGAAGTATTTAAAACGTTAAGTGCTTTTTCCCCGGGGAGAATTGATTTCGGTGTGGGAAGAGCGCCTGGCGGCGATACAAGTGCCATGTACGCTCTGTCTGAAGGCCGCGAGTTAATGCTGCATAACATGTATGATAAGCTTGGCATTACTATGCAGTTGCTTAGCGATCAGATTCCGGAAGATGAGCTGTATGCCAAAAATCTCGCTGCTCCAACGAAGGTGGCGCTCCCAGAAGTATGGTTGTTAGGCTCGAGCGGCAACAGTGCGCGAAAAGCTGCACAAATGGGAGTCGGATACTCTTTTGCGCAATTTTTTAACGGTGCGATGAGTAATGAGATCTTGGACCAGTATCGGAATAACTATCAGCCTTCTATCTTCATGGACAAACCTGAGATCAGTGTATCCTATATGGTGACCACAGCAGAAACGAAGGAAGAAGCTGAGTATGAGGCATTACCGCAGGATATTTTCCGCTTGATGATGAGTAAGGGCAGAATTACGCAGGTGCTGACACCAGAAGAAGCTCAGAACATATCGTTATCAGAAATTGACCGGATGGCAATCAAGGAAGGCCGTAAGATTCATTTGGTCGGTGCGGTTAAAGACATCGCCGTACGCCTGCAAGAAGAACAAGCACAATATGGATTCCAGGAAGCGATGATATGCAGCATTCCGCATTCGCAGGAAAAACGGCTAGAGGTTTACCGGTTACTGGCGCGTGAACTGCTAGGTTCTTGA